The following is a genomic window from Gemmatimonadales bacterium.
ATGAGATCGCTGTTACGGAGATCGGCGCCCACGAGCCGGGCGCCGGTGAGATCGGCGTATGAGAGATCGGCCTTGAAGAGATTGGCGCCCGACAGATCGGCGCTGCTCAGGTCCGCGCCGACGAACGTGGCCCGCATGACGCCCATCGATTGATTACCCGGATCGGCGCCGATGTTCGCATTGCGCAGATTCGCGCCGGCGAGATTCGCGTCCTTGAGATAGCCGATGATCCGCGCCTTCGACAGATTTGCTCCCCGGAAGTCGGCCTTCTCCACGATGGTGGCAAAGAGGCTCGCGCCCTCGAGGTTGGCGTCCCGGAAGTTGGCGCGGCGGAGCGTCGAGCCGTCGAGATTGGCGCCCTGGAGGTCGGCCCGCGTCAAGACGGCGCCGGTGAGATCGCACCCGAAGAGATTCGCCTTGACCAGTTTGGCGCGCACGAGTCGGGCGCCCGAGAGATTTGCTCTGTGAAAATCCAGCCCGCTCAGGTCGAGCGCGGTGA
Proteins encoded in this region:
- a CDS encoding pentapeptide repeat-containing protein, with the translated sequence MASLSRSVQLTAWALSAILLASAARTGAAQDAPAAGASDRQPAKPLTVPEVKAKLAAATESAPANLAGTDLTALDLSGLDFHRANLSGARLVRAKLVKANLFGCDLTGAVLTRADLQGANLDGSTLRRANFRDANLEGASLFATIVEKADFRGANLSKARIIGYLKDANLAGANLRNANIGADPGNQSMGVMRATFVGADLSSADLSGANLFKADLSYADLTGARLVGADLRNSDLIQTDFTRANLAGANFAKADINGAIFRNATGLAEIKGLDEARNRDKAIFDAK